In Halorhabdus rudnickae, the following proteins share a genomic window:
- a CDS encoding sulfatase yields MDTILITVDALRADHLSQYGAKRETMPVLDEMFGTGAVRYENAFSNGTHTGISLPSMLSSRYLADQPAKRGPTVADALPDAVASVGVHSNTYFGARIGRPSGFDVMEDFEMASAEQAESVRSTPHRIFRKTMDAVRPTVEHLGIRDLAEAVQQKIFPARFIHESTAYERGKRTTDRALELAAKVDGDLFLWVHYMDPHRPFCMHISDPAYVDRHLSSDEIHDLMSRAGITPESLSDSERGLIRDLYDSELRYTSEQISRLVAGLRKQGRWDGAQVIFTADHGEEFGEHGYYFHRNRPYDELIHVPLFVRGPNTAGGTVTEQRELLDVAPTICAAHGGTVPPAFLGRPLHEDGDRQVIATGSFRDSTPVVAGRWNGWKYIGAGKETELYNLSEDPDENANVADQRADRVAEFQQEIPTRLCEDDHSNVPTDTDEAVTERLADLGYLE; encoded by the coding sequence ATGGATACGATATTGATCACTGTCGATGCGTTACGTGCGGATCATCTCTCGCAGTATGGGGCTAAGCGGGAGACGATGCCCGTTCTCGATGAGATGTTCGGGACAGGGGCCGTCCGATACGAGAACGCGTTCTCGAACGGTACCCACACCGGAATTTCTTTGCCGTCGATGCTGAGTTCGCGGTATCTTGCCGATCAGCCGGCAAAGCGGGGTCCGACTGTCGCTGACGCCCTTCCCGATGCGGTGGCCAGTGTCGGCGTCCACTCCAATACGTACTTTGGGGCGCGTATCGGTCGACCGTCCGGATTTGATGTGATGGAAGATTTCGAGATGGCGAGTGCTGAGCAAGCGGAGTCGGTTCGGTCGACCCCACACCGGATCTTTCGGAAGACGATGGATGCAGTTCGACCGACAGTGGAGCATCTCGGGATCAGAGACCTCGCAGAGGCAGTTCAACAGAAGATCTTTCCGGCGCGGTTCATTCACGAGTCGACAGCTTACGAGAGAGGCAAGCGGACGACCGACCGTGCCTTGGAATTGGCCGCGAAAGTAGATGGCGATCTGTTCCTGTGGGTTCACTATATGGACCCACATCGTCCGTTCTGTATGCACATCTCAGACCCAGCATACGTCGATCGGCATCTTTCAAGCGACGAGATTCATGACTTGATGTCAAGAGCGGGAATTACCCCGGAGTCCCTGTCGGACTCCGAACGGGGTTTGATTCGCGACCTCTATGACTCCGAACTGCGTTACACCTCCGAACAGATCAGCCGGCTCGTAGCGGGCCTCCGCAAACAGGGTCGTTGGGACGGTGCCCAGGTGATCTTCACGGCGGATCACGGCGAGGAGTTCGGGGAACACGGATATTATTTCCACCGAAATCGCCCATACGATGAACTCATCCACGTTCCCCTGTTCGTCCGAGGTCCGAACACGGCGGGCGGGACAGTCACGGAACAGAGAGAACTGCTTGACGTCGCCCCCACAATCTGTGCGGCTCACGGTGGAACGGTTCCACCAGCCTTTCTCGGTCGGCCACTCCACGAAGACGGAGATCGGCAGGTCATCGCTACTGGGTCGTTTCGTGATTCGACGCCCGTCGTGGCTGGCCGCTGGAACGGATGGAAATACATCGGCGCCGGTAAGGAAACGGAGCTATATAATCTCAGTGAGGACCCCGATGAAAATGCGAACGTAGCCGACCAACGAGCGGATCGAGTAGCGGAGTTTCAGCAGGAGATCCCGACACGACTCTGCGAGGATGACCACAGCAACGTACCGACGGACACCGACGAAGCGGTTACGGAACGACTGGCCGATCTTGGCTATCTGGAGTAG
- a CDS encoding DUF5789 family protein, which produces MGVRPPADDDLSEPDVIEFGIPALDARLENVSFPTTSERLRSEYGDLEIPYNASGNTITLRDVLQEIDRDSFESEGELLNAAHPVFERMRAQNPSGLLGQLRSMLPF; this is translated from the coding sequence ATGGGAGTCCGTCCACCTGCCGACGATGACCTCAGTGAACCTGACGTTATCGAGTTCGGCATCCCGGCACTCGACGCCCGCTTGGAGAACGTCTCGTTTCCGACCACGAGCGAGCGGCTGCGATCGGAATACGGCGACCTCGAAATCCCGTACAACGCCTCGGGGAACACGATCACGCTCCGAGACGTCTTACAGGAAATCGACCGCGACTCCTTCGAGAGCGAGGGGGAACTGCTGAACGCTGCTCATCCGGTGTTCGAACGAATGCGGGCCCAAAACCCAAGCGGTCTGCTCGGTCAGTTGCGGTCGATGCTTCCGTTTTGA
- a CDS encoding rhomboid family intramembrane serine protease: protein MSATPSGLPFAPVTALSIRSLVESVPLLAWQVVLIGAVAVSVAVLYRVARPGGRWGERFRSRFVLGLPWGTLLGLGVVVCVYLFVQGGWGHQYDPVSLPFRATSYAYPLGVLLAGFSHLGWGHLLGNLFSGLVYGSIAEYAWSHYPTERGSQSFATRLSSPFVRIGLFVGSIVLAGLVTAAFSWGPIIGFSGVVYTLAGFAIVFYPVATAVAVAGWSHLWHLWGAFVDPYSIAEPAVRYSGVGWANTAVQGHAFGFLIGVLVAAIVIRRRERSASPGRIWLATMIYTLANGLWSIYWYLGNDQYVRFEGIGTALLFVLAGLIVLAAAGSDRTLLGRLPGIEVDRRQFPLPSGQLLAAGVIVFTLIAMSMVGVAVNLSAPSGTDMPDDAVEIRDYQVAYVENVTNQELAVVDIPLLDQISEVRTSGVVVYSEQRKLWHQVVSKRALEASGSGQVLLGGVGWRQSVSAYRSGWSVVGGDVTYRVFLRPGGRDERLVYTSEPAIADLTLANRSVAIRPATESFEIGVSRRNETLDARPLPAEGGNVTVGGITFNRSGQQLHATVDGTSLRVASRRVPPTRR, encoded by the coding sequence ATGTCGGCGACGCCGTCCGGCCTCCCGTTCGCTCCCGTCACGGCCCTCAGCATCCGGTCGCTGGTCGAGTCGGTCCCGCTTTTGGCCTGGCAGGTGGTTCTCATTGGCGCGGTCGCGGTTTCGGTCGCCGTTCTGTATCGCGTCGCTCGACCCGGTGGTCGCTGGGGAGAGCGGTTCCGATCGCGATTCGTTCTCGGCCTTCCGTGGGGGACGTTGCTGGGTCTCGGCGTCGTCGTGTGCGTCTATCTCTTCGTGCAGGGTGGGTGGGGCCACCAGTACGATCCGGTGAGTCTCCCATTCCGTGCAACATCTTATGCGTATCCGCTGGGAGTGCTGCTGGCAGGGTTCTCCCACCTCGGATGGGGCCACTTGCTGGGGAACCTCTTCTCCGGACTAGTCTATGGCTCGATCGCCGAGTACGCCTGGAGCCACTATCCGACCGAGCGTGGTTCCCAGTCGTTTGCCACCCGACTGTCGAGCCCGTTCGTCAGGATCGGTCTATTCGTCGGTTCGATCGTGCTTGCCGGCCTCGTGACGGCCGCTTTCTCCTGGGGACCGATCATCGGCTTCTCGGGCGTGGTTTACACGCTGGCGGGCTTCGCGATCGTCTTCTACCCGGTCGCGACGGCCGTCGCCGTGGCCGGGTGGAGTCACCTCTGGCACCTCTGGGGGGCGTTCGTCGATCCCTACTCGATCGCAGAGCCTGCAGTCCGGTATTCGGGAGTAGGCTGGGCGAACACAGCCGTCCAGGGCCACGCATTCGGCTTCCTCATCGGGGTGCTCGTCGCGGCGATCGTCATCCGACGCCGCGAACGATCGGCCAGTCCAGGACGTATCTGGTTGGCGACGATGATCTACACCCTCGCCAACGGCCTCTGGAGTATCTACTGGTATCTTGGAAACGATCAGTACGTTCGTTTCGAGGGGATCGGGACTGCCCTGCTGTTCGTTCTCGCCGGATTGATCGTCCTCGCGGCTGCGGGATCCGATCGGACGCTGCTCGGTCGTCTCCCCGGCATCGAGGTCGATCGACGGCAGTTCCCACTCCCGTCGGGACAACTACTCGCCGCCGGTGTGATCGTCTTTACGCTGATCGCGATGTCGATGGTCGGGGTGGCGGTCAACCTCTCGGCCCCGTCGGGAACCGACATGCCCGATGACGCCGTCGAGATCCGCGACTATCAGGTCGCGTACGTCGAGAACGTGACGAACCAAGAGCTCGCAGTCGTCGACATTCCCCTGCTCGATCAGATCTCGGAAGTCCGGACCAGCGGCGTCGTCGTCTACAGCGAGCAACGCAAACTCTGGCACCAGGTTGTCTCGAAACGAGCACTCGAAGCCAGCGGGAGCGGGCAGGTCCTCCTGGGTGGTGTGGGGTGGCGACAAAGCGTCTCAGCGTACCGATCGGGCTGGTCGGTCGTCGGTGGCGATGTCACCTATCGCGTGTTCCTCCGGCCCGGTGGCAGGGACGAACGGCTCGTTTACACCTCGGAACCGGCCATCGCGGACCTAACCCTCGCCAATCGGAGTGTCGCGATCCGTCCGGCTACAGAATCGTTCGAAATCGGCGTCTCCCGGCGGAACGAGACCCTTGACGCTCGACCGCTCCCGGCTGAGGGTGGCAACGTCACGGTCGGCGGGATCACGTTCAACCGATCCGGCCAACAGCTCCATGCTACTGTCGACGGGACGTCACTTCGCGTGGCCAGTCGGCGGGTCCCGCCGACGAGGCGGTGA
- a CDS encoding outer membrane protein assembly factor BamB family protein, producing MDRWHRRDVLKSGAALGAGSLSLTTTTSVRAAPGQQEWVFETGWEGVFSPTVVDGTVFVGARDSTLYAVDTKTGEQQWAHNPGADVDSSPTVVDGTLYVGSKGVFAVDAGVSGSSEGSRAMLEALGHHGDWQHAGQSIDISTPTPTETPTQKPSQSPTQTATETPGQPATETTSVSGPGFGVVAALTSLGGAGYLLSSRASKNDD from the coding sequence ATGGACCGCTGGCACCGACGTGACGTGTTGAAGTCCGGCGCGGCGCTGGGGGCTGGCAGCCTCTCTCTTACGACGACCACGAGCGTGCGGGCCGCGCCCGGCCAGCAAGAGTGGGTCTTCGAGACGGGCTGGGAGGGGGTCTTCTCGCCGACGGTGGTGGACGGCACTGTCTTCGTCGGGGCTCGGGATTCCACCCTGTACGCAGTGGACACGAAGACAGGCGAACAACAGTGGGCCCACAATCCTGGTGCTGATGTGGACAGTTCACCGACAGTGGTAGATGGGACGCTATATGTTGGATCAAAGGGTGTGTTTGCGGTGGATGCAGGTGTCTCAGGTTCTAGTGAAGGGTCACGGGCGATGCTCGAAGCACTGGGTCATCACGGAGACTGGCAGCATGCTGGTCAGTCCATCGATATTTCGACACCAACACCAACTGAGACTCCAACGCAGAAGCCATCACAGTCACCGACGCAGACAGCCACGGAGACGCCGGGCCAACCAGCCACGGAGACGACAAGTGTGAGCGGGCCAGGGTTTGGCGTGGTGGCTGCGCTGACGAGCCTCGGTGGCGCAGGCTATCTGCTCTCGTCACGTGCAAGCAAGAACGACGACTAA
- a CDS encoding type II toxin-antitoxin system RelE family toxin, translated as MSYSILIGDEAQEYVSALDEKSKRIVKKNLRKLADDPYPRPGSGSGDMEKLVVDGEELYRLHIGRTHTAFYVVREDEREVRVVDITTIDDAHNRYGF; from the coding sequence ATGAGCTATAGTATACTCATCGGAGACGAGGCCCAGGAGTATGTATCCGCCCTCGACGAGAAGAGTAAGCGGATTGTGAAGAAGAATCTTCGGAAGTTGGCAGACGACCCGTATCCCCGCCCGGGCTCCGGTTCCGGCGATATGGAGAAGTTGGTCGTTGACGGTGAGGAACTCTATCGGCTTCATATCGGTCGGACGCATACTGCGTTCTACGTCGTTCGTGAAGACGAACGAGAGGTTCGAGTGGTCGATATTACGACGATCGACGACGCTCACAACCGATACGGATTCTAA
- a CDS encoding glycosyltransferase has product MSEGHIAILHDRFPGMGGGETFAVEASRVLDAPIYTMYVAEETDIPDDVDVRTMRQSKYTTGLSGSLLEWRNSGMNPFETTSVAIDMTQGTDELAEYDVLLESAPLSKYYVPETHQRIVHYPHSPPRWLYDLFRDRMKRVDYPAIGFAARAYAKLWRALDKEAVDYVDTFVANSELIRDRIRRYYDRDAEVVYPPVTGDWRHTADDGYFVTWSRLDKEKRIDLIVEAFQKLDQRLIVAGDGEHREKIERMAEGHQNIEVRGFVEDIESLVARATAVIYAPTHEDFGLVGAEALTAGKPLIGVDEGFTRYQVDDGVTGIPFEPTVESLRDAIRTFDPSEFDRAKIQEFAKRYRYEQFETKLQSVVYDCG; this is encoded by the coding sequence ATGAGTGAGGGCCATATCGCGATCCTACATGATCGGTTCCCCGGTATGGGGGGCGGAGAAACGTTTGCGGTTGAGGCCTCCCGAGTACTGGACGCACCGATCTATACGATGTACGTGGCCGAGGAGACGGATATTCCCGATGATGTCGACGTTCGAACAATGCGGCAGTCAAAATACACAACGGGACTCTCGGGAAGTCTTCTGGAATGGCGAAATAGTGGCATGAATCCGTTCGAGACGACGAGTGTTGCGATAGACATGACTCAAGGGACAGACGAGCTGGCCGAATATGACGTTCTTCTGGAAAGCGCCCCGCTGTCAAAGTACTACGTCCCCGAAACACATCAGCGGATCGTCCACTACCCACACAGTCCTCCCCGATGGTTATACGATCTCTTTCGGGACAGGATGAAACGGGTTGATTACCCCGCGATCGGGTTTGCTGCCCGGGCATATGCGAAGCTCTGGCGTGCACTCGACAAGGAAGCCGTTGACTACGTCGATACGTTCGTCGCAAACAGTGAACTCATCCGTGACCGTATTCGGCGCTATTATGATCGTGATGCGGAAGTCGTCTACCCACCCGTTACGGGGGACTGGCGTCACACCGCCGACGACGGCTACTTTGTCACGTGGTCCCGGCTCGACAAGGAGAAACGGATAGATCTCATCGTCGAAGCGTTTCAAAAGCTTGATCAACGATTGATCGTCGCTGGTGATGGCGAACATCGGGAGAAGATTGAACGTATGGCTGAGGGGCACCAAAACATCGAAGTAAGAGGGTTTGTCGAAGACATCGAGTCACTAGTCGCACGAGCGACCGCTGTGATCTATGCCCCCACGCATGAGGATTTCGGGCTTGTCGGTGCGGAGGCACTGACTGCCGGCAAGCCGTTGATCGGGGTCGACGAAGGATTCACACGGTATCAAGTGGACGATGGCGTGACTGGGATACCGTTCGAGCCGACAGTCGAATCGTTACGAGACGCTATCAGGACATTCGATCCATCTGAGTTTGACAGGGCTAAAATACAGGAGTTCGCCAAGCGCTATCGATACGAGCAATTCGAAACGAAGTTACAATCTGTCGTCTATGACTGTGGTTGA
- a CDS encoding tyrosine-type recombinase/integrase: protein MSWKREPLDDDELDRLLEAASGMDLDHEFTVRTLAHTGLRADEFAHLRSEWIDWQHEHLRVPAEADGWTPKTDDAARTVPIRDPDTLRVMREFFKRNEAVGVTRKAIYERVVRVAEQTDLRKRVTPHVLRHTYGTLIARNGATAQFIRQTMGHADLSSANDYIECIGRQLADEADDVWGD from the coding sequence ATGAGTTGGAAACGCGAACCCCTCGATGACGACGAACTCGATCGCCTCCTCGAGGCAGCCAGCGGGATGGACCTCGACCACGAGTTTACTGTCCGGACGCTCGCCCACACTGGCCTCCGGGCCGACGAGTTCGCTCACCTACGGAGTGAGTGGATCGACTGGCAGCACGAACACCTCCGGGTGCCGGCCGAAGCCGACGGCTGGACGCCCAAGACCGACGACGCCGCCCGGACCGTGCCGATCCGCGATCCCGACACGCTGCGGGTGATGCGGGAGTTCTTCAAACGCAACGAAGCGGTCGGCGTCACCCGGAAGGCGATCTACGAACGCGTCGTGCGCGTGGCCGAGCAAACGGATCTCCGCAAGCGCGTGACACCGCACGTCCTCCGTCACACCTACGGGACGCTGATCGCCCGGAACGGTGCGACCGCCCAATTCATCCGCCAGACCATGGGCCACGCCGATCTCTCCAGTGCGAACGACTACATCGAGTGCATCGGCCGCCAGCTCGCCGACGAGGCCGACGACGTGTGGGGTGACTAA
- a CDS encoding HVO_A0114 family putative DNA-binding protein encodes MLFELLDLIEIIRQEEPASINETARVVDRDVKNVHEELSRLAQLGIIFFEEDGQRKRPIVWFDELIINLPFDPAAGDTAAVAP; translated from the coding sequence CTGCTGTTTGAGCTTCTCGATCTCATCGAGATCATCCGCCAAGAAGAGCCAGCCAGCATCAACGAGACCGCACGCGTTGTCGACCGGGACGTGAAGAACGTCCACGAGGAACTCAGTCGGCTCGCCCAGCTTGGCATTATTTTCTTCGAGGAGGACGGCCAGCGTAAGCGGCCGATCGTCTGGTTCGACGAACTCATCATCAATCTCCCGTTCGATCCAGCGGCTGGCGATACAGCTGCCGTAGCGCCGTGA
- the aglJ gene encoding S-layer glycoprotein N-glycosyltransferase AglJ, with protein MRDYDDVCVLIPTYNEAGAIGDVIDGFHDEGLDNILVIDGGSADDTQQIAADHGARVVEQSGNGKGQAVREALEFIDEPYVLMVDGDGTYGPEDANAMLEPLLTGKANHVIGNRFADMEPGAMTRLNRVGNRLINRAFARIHGRDFKDILSGYRAFTHESLDRFGLSSEGFGIETELSVECVKHNVATVVVPIRYESRPDETETSLRPFRDGGVILLTLYRMAKTNNPLFYFGSVGIASLVAGAGLGVYVAIEWITRGISHNVLALVGGIAVIFGVQLLMFGTLSDMIVKLHRQQMNQLDRALAGDQDGSRDTRFKSDTGRATKDGTGTDASTASETGASAPRANDEA; from the coding sequence ATGCGCGACTACGACGACGTTTGCGTCTTGATCCCGACCTACAACGAGGCGGGAGCCATCGGCGACGTCATCGACGGATTCCACGACGAGGGCCTCGACAATATCCTCGTCATCGACGGCGGATCCGCAGACGACACCCAGCAGATAGCTGCCGACCACGGGGCGCGCGTCGTCGAGCAGTCGGGTAACGGAAAGGGCCAGGCCGTCCGTGAAGCCCTGGAGTTCATCGACGAGCCGTACGTCCTCATGGTCGATGGCGACGGAACCTACGGCCCGGAAGACGCCAACGCCATGCTGGAACCACTCCTCACGGGGAAAGCCAACCACGTGATCGGCAACCGGTTTGCGGACATGGAGCCAGGGGCAATGACGCGCCTCAACCGCGTCGGAAACCGCCTCATCAATCGGGCGTTCGCCCGCATTCACGGCCGGGACTTCAAGGATATCCTCTCAGGCTACCGGGCGTTCACCCACGAGTCGCTCGACCGTTTCGGTCTCTCCTCGGAGGGGTTCGGTATCGAGACGGAACTCTCCGTCGAGTGTGTCAAACACAACGTCGCGACGGTTGTCGTCCCGATCCGCTACGAATCCCGGCCCGACGAGACAGAAACCAGCCTGCGCCCGTTCCGGGACGGTGGTGTAATCCTCCTGACACTCTACCGGATGGCCAAGACCAACAATCCCCTCTTTTATTTCGGAAGCGTCGGCATCGCGAGTCTGGTTGCAGGCGCCGGCCTCGGCGTGTACGTCGCCATCGAGTGGATCACACGCGGGATCTCACACAACGTCCTCGCGCTGGTCGGTGGGATCGCGGTCATCTTCGGCGTCCAGTTGCTCATGTTCGGGACGCTCTCGGACATGATCGTCAAGCTCCACCGCCAACAGATGAATCAACTCGATCGAGCGTTGGCTGGCGATCAGGACGGATCCAGGGACACACGATTCAAATCGGACACCGGACGCGCGACCAAAGACGGGACCGGAACGGACGCGTCGACCGCCTCGGAGACCGGAGCCAGCGCCCCTCGGGCAAACGACGAAGCGTAA
- a CDS encoding glycosyltransferase translates to MDIESICVLAPPADHGGIGRYADQLNSRIEEQSDIEHIPFYEEIGALDVAQAAVRASHYDVVHIHFEYGLFRPKLLYAWLFFPLLFLGTRLRGTSVVVTLHEVWTTRTVGRIQYVYVWFVHLMLTGTASRLVFMSQSAKDDFRPRNITESELIPHGVDIDAVRDIGVSNARDIFEYSTDETVIAQIGYVSRRKGTDTFLELARRHPEYEFLIAGGPLRDEDLPYFERVIRESPENVQVTGVLSDASFHAAFVATDVAVLAYRDIRQSGILNWCFAYGVPVICRSIDRFRALCARSAPLQLFGDGDEHPPIDTALSMVLDDAETRGPAMRDFGERYALSTIADSYVRLYRSIR, encoded by the coding sequence ATGGATATCGAATCAATCTGTGTGTTGGCTCCTCCAGCTGACCACGGTGGAATCGGTCGGTACGCGGACCAACTCAACTCGCGGATTGAGGAGCAATCTGACATCGAACACATCCCGTTTTATGAGGAAATAGGGGCACTCGATGTCGCTCAGGCAGCCGTTCGTGCCTCACACTACGATGTCGTACATATTCACTTCGAATACGGTCTGTTTCGACCGAAGCTTCTGTACGCGTGGCTATTTTTTCCGCTGTTATTTCTCGGTACCCGTCTTCGTGGTACCTCCGTCGTGGTTACTCTTCACGAAGTGTGGACAACGCGGACCGTCGGGCGTATTCAGTATGTTTACGTGTGGTTCGTCCACCTGATGTTGACAGGAACTGCCTCTCGGCTGGTGTTTATGTCCCAGAGCGCAAAGGATGACTTCCGTCCCCGCAATATAACCGAGAGCGAACTGATCCCTCACGGGGTCGACATTGACGCTGTTCGGGATATTGGCGTCTCGAACGCCCGTGACATATTTGAGTACAGTACTGACGAGACAGTGATTGCTCAGATCGGGTACGTCTCACGGAGAAAGGGAACCGATACGTTCTTAGAGCTTGCCAGGCGTCATCCCGAATACGAATTTCTGATTGCTGGTGGACCTCTTCGTGACGAAGACCTGCCGTATTTCGAGCGCGTCATTCGGGAGTCCCCGGAAAACGTTCAGGTGACGGGTGTGCTATCGGATGCATCCTTCCACGCTGCCTTCGTCGCTACTGATGTGGCCGTTCTCGCGTACCGGGACATCAGACAAAGCGGTATCCTGAACTGGTGTTTTGCGTACGGCGTTCCAGTCATTTGTCGTTCGATCGATCGATTTCGGGCCCTCTGTGCTCGAAGTGCGCCACTTCAGCTGTTCGGTGATGGGGACGAGCACCCGCCGATTGATACGGCACTCAGCATGGTTCTTGACGACGCCGAGACCCGGGGGCCAGCGATGCGGGACTTCGGCGAGCGATACGCTCTTTCTACGATTGCAGATTCGTACGTTCGCTTGTATCGATCTATCCGCTAA
- a CDS encoding sulfatase-like hydrolase/transferase — protein sequence MVETGPNVLLIILDSARAKNASLLGYHRETTPFLESFAETATTYTQARAPAGRSLPSHASIFSGLLPQEHGINDLNSKLSREANIFGQLRNRGYETGLFTDNPYLTDLDTGLSDSIDLVENNRDLYQEGESPSAFVEEASLNRMAFFRRALNSSAPGKSLLNGAAWMLKWRFPRLAPTGTVFSRGFTYAERFEEWYTGTDRPWAACINLMDTHVPFRPGEQYDRWNTSDSRKAYKRADMDRIQDGERWKHSLLENRYDGTIRQADAVVEEIITDLRKSGELADTFVVVTADHGEGFGERHPVHGAPSIGHGDAVDETLLHVPLVVQSPEQSDGVVVEDPVGLVDFPRAVERVIDGQTDGPTFETDRTLFAGGFENNASIDVAYEKHESQGVRKYVRGNQGTWTLHAPTPRASYQVSERIPDGIADAMDSLSQESVTSEADSAVPEPTKQQLSALGYTE from the coding sequence ATGGTCGAAACGGGACCGAACGTTCTCCTCATCATTCTCGACAGTGCTCGTGCGAAAAACGCGAGCCTCCTCGGGTATCATCGTGAGACGACCCCGTTCCTCGAATCGTTCGCCGAAACCGCGACCACCTACACGCAAGCACGGGCACCGGCTGGAAGGAGTCTGCCCAGTCATGCGAGTATTTTTTCGGGGTTGCTCCCACAGGAGCACGGCATCAATGACCTCAATAGCAAACTCTCACGGGAGGCGAATATCTTCGGTCAGCTACGCAATCGAGGCTATGAAACTGGGCTATTTACGGACAACCCGTATCTTACGGATCTCGATACTGGGCTTTCCGATAGTATCGATCTTGTCGAGAACAATAGAGACCTCTATCAGGAGGGTGAATCCCCGTCAGCGTTCGTCGAGGAAGCGTCTCTGAACCGGATGGCGTTCTTCCGCCGGGCACTCAACAGTTCTGCCCCTGGAAAATCCCTCCTCAACGGCGCTGCCTGGATGTTGAAGTGGCGATTCCCACGACTGGCTCCGACGGGGACTGTCTTCTCCCGTGGATTCACGTATGCGGAACGCTTCGAGGAGTGGTATACCGGGACGGACCGTCCATGGGCCGCATGTATCAACCTGATGGATACACACGTCCCGTTCCGGCCTGGTGAGCAGTATGACCGCTGGAACACGAGTGATTCGAGGAAAGCGTACAAGCGTGCGGATATGGATCGTATCCAGGACGGCGAACGATGGAAACATTCTCTTCTCGAAAACCGTTACGACGGGACAATACGGCAGGCTGATGCTGTTGTCGAGGAAATCATCACCGATCTACGTAAGTCCGGAGAACTAGCAGACACGTTCGTGGTCGTCACCGCGGATCACGGCGAAGGCTTCGGTGAGCGCCATCCCGTTCACGGGGCTCCTTCGATCGGTCACGGCGACGCAGTGGATGAGACACTGCTTCATGTCCCGCTTGTGGTACAGTCACCTGAACAATCAGACGGTGTGGTCGTTGAAGACCCAGTCGGTCTCGTTGACTTCCCGAGAGCGGTCGAACGTGTCATCGACGGTCAGACAGACGGGCCGACTTTCGAGACGGATCGCACACTATTTGCAGGTGGATTCGAAAATAACGCTTCGATAGACGTGGCCTACGAGAAGCATGAGTCTCAGGGCGTTCGCAAATACGTCCGGGGCAACCAAGGAACATGGACACTCCACGCACCGACTCCGCGAGCTTCCTATCAGGTAAGTGAGCGCATTCCGGACGGTATCGCGGATGCCATGGATTCTCTTTCACAGGAGTCCGTTACTAGTGAAGCCGACTCGGCGGTCCCGGAACCGACGAAACAACAGCTCAGTGCGCTCGGTTACACGGAGTGA
- a CDS encoding glycosyltransferase family 2 protein, with product MADPRYTIAVSNYNMADTLTASLTSVLEQLDDRFELIVVDDGSTDGSVEQLQRLENEYDLLEVVTDAGNDNLGEARNHSFELANGDYVLSAIDTDDQFTRCIPEFVSLYHQLEDGRADDFLLLAGGLYMAPRDLLLEVPYRSLGYGEDRDFYRRLIASDALLSISHVPFRHSIGYDRSFSEKFRVGFETIVVQFQSGISFGSYQRWAIWELLNDGGQLDRHRALAHVVLSPFAYMRSLTEDRYEAPPEFRDIAEYKKALRGIHMTASQLEQHLGIDIDWSDIGPRGRALFDKEDVDDIID from the coding sequence ATGGCGGATCCCCGATACACGATCGCCGTGAGCAATTATAATATGGCGGATACGCTCACAGCTTCCTTGACGAGCGTTCTCGAACAACTTGACGATCGTTTTGAATTGATTGTTGTTGATGATGGATCTACGGATGGGAGCGTGGAACAACTACAGCGGCTCGAAAACGAGTATGACCTCCTTGAGGTCGTTACGGATGCCGGCAATGACAATCTCGGTGAAGCTCGAAACCACTCGTTCGAATTAGCCAACGGGGACTATGTACTCAGTGCTATCGACACGGACGACCAATTCACGCGATGTATTCCGGAATTCGTCTCCCTGTATCATCAACTCGAAGATGGCCGGGCAGACGATTTCTTGCTCCTCGCCGGGGGTCTCTATATGGCTCCACGTGATCTCCTATTGGAAGTCCCGTATCGCAGTCTCGGATATGGCGAAGACCGCGACTTCTATCGCCGTCTCATCGCCAGTGACGCGCTTTTGAGCATCAGTCATGTGCCGTTTCGCCACTCGATCGGGTATGATCGTTCGTTTTCGGAGAAGTTTCGTGTGGGATTCGAGACGATTGTCGTCCAGTTCCAGAGCGGTATCAGCTTCGGATCCTATCAACGATGGGCAATCTGGGAACTGCTCAACGACGGGGGTCAATTAGACCGCCACCGGGCACTGGCTCATGTCGTCCTCTCACCGTTCGCTTACATGCGTTCGTTGACCGAAGATAGATATGAGGCACCGCCCGAGTTCCGTGATATTGCCGAATACAAGAAAGCGCTTCGAGGGATTCACATGACCGCCTCCCAGCTTGAGCAACACCTCGGAATCGATATCGATTGGTCGGACATCGGGCCACGTGGGCGCGCCTTGTTTGATAAGGAAGACGTTGACGATATTATTGATTAA